Genomic window (Flavobacteriales bacterium):
GCCGCTTCATCGATGGCCGGTTGATCGCCATCAAGCAGGAAGGAGAGGGCGGACCAGTGCCCGATGAGCAGGGGCGGGCCGTGAAGGAGGTGATTGAATTGACCCAGGCTGATGCGCCTGAGGCCCTGATCACCATCCGCGAGGATGGCTGGATCCACCGGAATGACTGAGAACTCCTGCCGATTGGCAGGAACCCGTTCGGCGCAGGCTTCTACATTCGCCGCCGCGAACGCTTCCACCCCGTTCGTTGTTGCTAGAGCATCATGGCACGATCAGCGATCCTTGGTTCCTCACTCGCGAAGAAGTACTGGATGGCCCTCACGGGCCTTTTCCTTTCCGTTTTCCTGATCGCACACCTCGCGGGCAACCTCCAGTTGTTGGACATGAGCCCGGAGGGCCAGTTGAAGTTCAACGCCTACGCCAAGTTCATGACCACCTTCCCGGTGGTGAAGGCCGTGAGCTACCTGCTCTATTTCAGCATCCTCTTCCACGCCTTCGACGGCATCCTGCTCGCGATCCAGAACCGAAAGGCGCGCCCGGTGCGTTACGCGAAGGAGAACGCCGGTTCTAACCGCAGCTGGGCCAGCAGCAACATGGCCCTGCTGGGCACACTGATCCTTGTCTTCCTGGTCATCCACATGAAGGGCTTCTGGTACGAGATGCACTGGGGCGCCCTTGGCCTCGATGCCGATGGCAACAAGGACCTCTACGCCGTGGTCGCGGCAGCTTTCTCCGAGTTGTGGTACGTCGCGCTCTACGTGGTGTCCATGGCGGTGCTCGCTTTCCACCTGCTCCACGGCTTCCAGAGCAGCTTCCAGAGCCTTGGCCTCAACCATCCGCGCTACACGCCCGTGATAAAGAACGTGGGCGTGTTCTTCGGCGTGGTGGTCCCGATCCTCTTCGCGCTGATACCAGTTTGGATGTTCGTTAATCGCTAGCGCCCTTCGCACATGGCACTCGTCGGTTCCAGGTTGAACGTTGATGAAGTCGGGGGTTGGCCCCAACCGGCGACCATTGCCAACCTGCAACCCCCAACCTACCGCTGAACATGGCATTAGACAGCAAGATCCCTCCCGGCCCCATCGACAAGAAGTGGACCTATCATAAGGGCCACATGCGCATCGTGGCGCCGGCCAACAAGCGCCGCATCGATGTGATCGTGGTGGGAACCGGACTCGCTGGTGGCGCCGCCGCAGCGTCCCTCGCAGAGATGGGCTACAACGTGAAGGCCTTCTGCTTCCAGGACAGCGCCCGTCGCGCGCACAGCATCGCCGCGCAGGGCGGGATCAATGCCGCCAAGAATTACCAGAACGACGGCGACAGCACCTACCGCCTGTTCTATGACACCGTGAAGGGCGGCGACTACCGTGCCCGTGAGGCCAATGTGTATCGGTTGGCGGAGGTGAGCGCGAACATCATCGACCAATGCGTGGCGCAAGGCGTGCCCTTCGCCCGTGATTACGGCGGACTCTTGGACAACCGCTCCTTCGGCGGCGTGCAGGTGAGCCGGACCTTCTACGCCCGCGGGCAGACCGGCCAGCAGCTTCTGCTCGGCGCCTACAGCGCGCTGATGCGCCAGGTGGGCAAGGGCGCTGTGCAGATGTTCGATCGGCACGAGATGCTCGATGTCGTGATCGTTGATGGCAAGGCGCGTGGCATCATCGCCCGCAACCTCATCACCGGTGAGATCGAACGGCACGGAGCGCACGCCGTGCTGCTGTGCACCGGCGGCTACGGCAACGTGTTCTTCCTGAGCACGAACGCCATGGGCAGCAACGTCACCGCCGCGTGGAAAGCGCACAAGCGCGGCGCCTTCTTCGGCAATCCGTGCTACACGCAGATCCACCCGACCTGCATCCCGGTGAGCGGCACGCACCAGAGCAAGCTCACGCTGATGTCCGAGTCGCTCCGCAACGATGGCCGCATCTGGGTGCCCGCGAAACTCGAGGACGCGAAGGCGATCCGCGAGGGCAGGAAGAAAGGCAGCGACATCCCCGAGGCCGATCGCGATTACTACCTGGAGCGCCGCTACCCGGCTTTCGGGAACCTGGTGCCG
Coding sequences:
- a CDS encoding succinate dehydrogenase cytochrome b subunit, with amino-acid sequence MARSAILGSSLAKKYWMALTGLFLSVFLIAHLAGNLQLLDMSPEGQLKFNAYAKFMTTFPVVKAVSYLLYFSILFHAFDGILLAIQNRKARPVRYAKENAGSNRSWASSNMALLGTLILVFLVIHMKGFWYEMHWGALGLDADGNKDLYAVVAAAFSELWYVALYVVSMAVLAFHLLHGFQSSFQSLGLNHPRYTPVIKNVGVFFGVVVPILFALIPVWMFVNR
- a CDS encoding fumarate reductase/succinate dehydrogenase flavoprotein subunit, translated to MALDSKIPPGPIDKKWTYHKGHMRIVAPANKRRIDVIVVGTGLAGGAAAASLAEMGYNVKAFCFQDSARRAHSIAAQGGINAAKNYQNDGDSTYRLFYDTVKGGDYRAREANVYRLAEVSANIIDQCVAQGVPFARDYGGLLDNRSFGGVQVSRTFYARGQTGQQLLLGAYSALMRQVGKGAVQMFDRHEMLDVVIVDGKARGIIARNLITGEIERHGAHAVLLCTGGYGNVFFLSTNAMGSNVTAAWKAHKRGAFFGNPCYTQIHPTCIPVSGTHQSKLTLMSESLRNDGRIWVPAKLEDAKAIREGRKKGSDIPEADRDYYLERRYPAFGNLVPRDVASRAAKERCDAGYGVNKTGEAVYLDFSAAIERYGKQQANILKIESPSKEKITELGRAVVSEKYGNLFDMYENIVGENPYDHAMKIYPAVHYTMGGLWVDYNLQTTVPGLFALGEANFSDHGANRLGASALMQGLADGYFVIPYTVGDYLADDIRTGPIDTKHPEFDAAEKEVTDRINHFINNKGSKPVDEFHRRLGKVMWDKCGMARNAQGLQEAIAEIRGIRDEFYRDVRVPGKANEFNQELEKAGRVADFLELGELMCVDALNRNESCGGHFREEYAETEGPQQGEAKRDDANYAYVAAWEWTGDPGKANLHKEALAFEEVKLTQRSYK